The region GTCGACCGACCAGTTCCGCGACTGGGACGGCGGGATCGGTCAGCACGGGCTGGTGGCGGCGGCGATGCTGCCGACGCTGGCGCATGATCTGTCGACCATGATCGAGGCGCCGTCGGGCAGCGACCCCGCTCCCTCTTACCCCGACGGACCGACTTTTGAGGATGCGCTGCGCCGCGGGTTCGGCTGGGTCAACTACTTCGCGCATGGACGCGCCGATGCGTTTGTGGTGCGCTCGGCCGGAATCAACAACTGGCCGCGGGCGCAGGTCTTCTCCAATGGCCCCGGCGGCGATGACAACGGGTACCTTAATCTGGTGGCGCCGACGCCGACCCCCGGCATCCACCTCTCGGCCGCCTGCGACCAGGGGGGATTCGATCTGGACAGCCCGCCTTATGCGTATGCAGTCGGCGAATCGATGGCGGAGAAACTGCTACTGATGCCGGAGGGCGGGGCCGCGGCTTTTGTCGGGCAGTCGCGCTGGGGCTGGGTGGCCAGTTCCTACAAATTGATTCGGGCGTTCCACGAACGCGTCGCCGACCCGCTGATCCCCAATCACGTCGGCCTCTACCAGACGCTGGCGAAACTGGCGTATGGGTCGATGCGTGATCTGGTCTTCGGCAACAATCTGTATGGCGATCCGGAGACGCCGGTGTGGACTTCGGCGCCGGGCGCGTTGCAGGTGGTGGCGCCAGCGAATTTCTCCGCCGGCGTCAACCGCTGGAATCTCTTTGCCGCCAGCGACGGCTTCGCCGCGCCGGGTGTGGCGATCACGCTTTCCATCGGCGACAGTGTGTGGTGGCTGGGCGAGACCGGCGCGGATGGATCGTTGGCTGTCGAAGTGACGTTGCCGTATGCCGAGGCCGCGACGTTGACGGCCGTGCGGGCCGGGGACCGCGTGTGGGTGGACACCCTCCCGTTTTCAATAGTCTCGGATGTCTTTGATGATGAAGATGGGGTGCCATCGGAGTATCTGGCGCTGTCGAACTACCCGAATCCGTTCAATGATGCGACGGTGCTCCTGTTGGGGATGCCGGCGGAAGGGGAGGTCCGGATCGATGTGTTTGACATTCTCGGTCGCTGGGTACGCACTCTGCACCGGGGAACAGTGCGCGAAGGACCGCAGCGATTGGCGTTTGATGCGCGCGACGATGCGGGAGGCGAACTGGCCAGCGGAGTGTATTTCGCGCGGGTGGAGACGGAGCGCGGTGTGGTGATGCGAAAGTTGGTCCTCTTGCGGTAGGTCGGCATCCCGGACAAGCGAATGGTCGAACCAAGGGCAGGTCTCAGACCTGCCCCTGCGACTCGTGTATGATTCGCGGAGCTGGCATATATCGCGCCTGACCTCAAGGCATTCCCGAGATTCGTCATCCCAAGACCCGGCACTCTCTGCAATGGCTTGCGATCTTTGATGCTCTTGCGGTGGAGCCGGCGTTCAGCCGCTTGGCGCCGACACATCCTGAAATTCCACAGGGGAGGGCGAGCCTCCCGGCGAGCCGCCGCGGCAGGATCACCCTGTTGAAGCCATGCACATTCCCTCTCTCTGAGCGGATTGTCGAATCATTACCTGAAGCGCCCGCCAGCTGCGGCGGCTCAGCAGGAGCTTCGCCCTCCCGGAATGTCCCGTGGTTTGATCACGGGATATGCCGGGAGGGCGAGCCTCCCGGCGAGCCGCTGCGGCAGGATCACCCTGTTGAAGCCATGCACATTCCCTCTCCTTGAGCGGATTGTCGAATCATTACCTGAAGCGCCCGCCAGCTGCGGCGGCTCAGCAGGAGCTTCGCCCTCCCGGACGTTCTTTCGAATGTCGGCTTGGCCACGGGGCCGAAGGCCCCTTGTCCTGAATCGAGGAGTATCAGTGAAACAGGTGGCGGAGTGAGCGCAGGAAGGCGGCCAGCATCAGCGGCGGCCACGATAGACAGGTCAGCAGCAGCCGGAAGGGATGGCGGCGGTGGCGGCGGCGCAGAAAGCGGAAATAGGCGGCGTGGCCCATCCAGATCATGCGGGCACGGTACTTTTTCACTGTGGCGCCGCCGAGGTGATGGACCCGCACGGCGGGAGTGTACCAGATCGCAAAACCGGCGGACTTCAGGCGGACGCACCAGTCGACATCGTTGAAGAACATCGGGTATGACTCATCGAAGGGGCCGACGCGGTCGAGCGCTTCGCGGCGGATGAGCAGGCAGCTGGCCATCGGCTGGTCGACTGCGCGAGCGGTCAGTCCATCGAAATATCCCATGCGCCAGCGTCCGACGATGCGCGAACGCGGAAAGAGAAACGCCAGCCCGGTCAGGTCATACCAGAGGGTATCGAGGCCGGGGAATTCGCGCAGCGACGGCTGGCGTGTGCCATCGGGGAAGACCAGCATGGGGGCGATCGCGCCGGCCTCGGGGTGGGCGGCCAGTTCGGCAAGCAATTGATCGAGCGCGCCTTCGGGCAGCACCGTGTCGGGATTAAGCAACAGGATGAAGGGATCATCCAATTCGCGCAGGCCCTGATTGGAGGCGGCGGCGTAGTAGAGATTGGCGTCATTGCGGATGATCGTCACCGCCGCCAGGGCGCGGGATGTGGCATCGATGGTGCGGTCGGCGGAGTTGTTGTCGACCACCACGACCTTGAGCGGACAGGACGCGGCGCCATGCAGCGACTGCAGGCAGGGGCCGATGATGTCGGCGGAGTTGTAGGTGACGATCACAATCCCGATGGAGGTGTCGGTCATCGCCCTCCCCCCTTCCGCGCGGACAGGCGCTGTCGCGCCAAGTCGGAGAGCCGGCCGGTCTGGTTGCGGCGCGCAAGCGGCGCCAGCGCCTCCGGAGCGCGCAACGGTTGCCGCGGCCCGGCCAGCAGCCGCTCGATGGCGGCCACGGCCGCGGCGCGATCATGCGGTGCGACCACCGCGCAGGCGGGCTGATCGCGCAGGAGATTGGCCAGCGCGCTGTCGGCGAAAGCGAGCGCGAGGATCGGCCGGCCGGCGCGCAGCATCTCGTAGATGCGTCCGGGCACACTGACCGCCGCCGCATCGGGATCGGTGTGCGCGATGACCAGCAGATCGGCCGCCAGCAAGGCGGCGACGGCGCGGCGGTGATCGAGATAGCCGCGGTCGTCATAGATGTCGGCCAGCCCGGTCTCGGCGAGCGTCGTCGCCAACGACACATCCAGGGTCGCGCCGGTGTGCACAATCCGTAGCGATTGTGACGGATTCTGCTTCCGCCAGACGGCCAGCGCCCGCAAGGCGGGGCGGGGATCGGACAGGCGGCTGAAGGTGCCGGGAAAAAGCGCCGTTGTCTGCGCGCGCGGCGCGGGCGCAGTGAGACCGTCGAAGTCGGCCTCATCGAACCCGTTGCGGATCGAGTGCACGACGGCGTTCGGCGCCAGCGACTGAAAGTGCGCCGCCAGTTCGGGCGTGACGGCGACCACCGCATCGGCGGACGTCAGGACGCGATGATGCAGACCGCTGTTGCGGAGACGGTGCACAAGCGTCGGGCCATAGTCATCGGGACGCACCCGCCAGGGATCGCGGAAATCGGCGATCCAGACGGCGCGGTCGCGCAGGGCCAGACCGGCCAGATGGATCGATGGCGGCGGCGAGGAGGTGAGCACGACATCGAACGGGTTGTCCGCCATCAACTGTCGCGCGCGTGTCACGGCCAGGCGCGCGAAGCCCTTGTGGCGATCGGGAAGATCGCGCCAGCGAGAGAGCGCCGCGCCCAGGCGTCGGATCACGCCCTGTTCGGGCGCCATCGCGCCGGCCCGGTCACGCACGGGAATGCGCTCGATGCGCACGCTTGCCGGCAGTTCGTCCAGAAGCGACGGATCCTGCCGGATGTAGCCGGTCGCCTCGGGCGCGATCACGGTGACATCCCAGCCGAATTCCGGGAGATAGCGCGCGAATTTGGCGACACGCTGCACACCCCCCATGCCCCAGGGGGGAAAGTAGTAGGCGATGAGCAAGAGACGCGGCATGGGTCTACATCAGTCCGGCGGCGCGTGCCGCGGCGATGAACTTCTCTTCCTCACGATCCCATGAAAGGACACGGGCCGCCGCGCGGGCGTTGGCGGCGCATTGGGCATGGAAGGCGGCGTCGGTGAGCAGACGTCGTGCCGCGGCCACCGCCTCCGAGAGGGCGCCCGGCGGCACGACCAGCCCGACTTTGTGTTCGTCGACGATGTCGCGCATCTGCGGCAGGTCGGTGACCACCACCGGGATGCCGGCCATGATGTACTCGAACAGTTTGTTGGGCAGCGCCAGCCGGTAACTGAACGAGATCGGTTCAATCAACGCCAGGCCGATGGCCGCGCCGGCGGTGTACTCGACCACCTGCTCGTTGGCAACCGCGTTAAGATGGTGAACGTTGGGACACGTGCGGGCGGTGTCACGGATCCGCGACTCCAGCGGACCATTGCCGAGGAAGACAAAGGCGGCGGCGGGCAGCTGCGCCGCCATGGCCAGCATCAACTCGATGCCTCTCCCCTCCTGCAGTCCGCCGGTGTACAGCGCGATCGGAGTGTCCTCCGGCAATCCCAGCATCTGATGCAGCCGGCGATTGGGTTTGGGCGTCTGGTACTGCGGCAGATTGCGCAGCACCAAGGGCGGGGTGATCCGGTAACGCTCGGCGAGGAAGCGGGCATCGAGGTCGCCGGTGGCAACGACCAGTTGCGCGCGCTGGATGTGGCGTCGTTCGAGCATGCGCCAGAAGGCCTGCGTGAGGGGGCGCGCGCGCAGCGAGCCCAGATGCGCGAAGATCTCGCGGGCATCATAGACGGCATGGCCGCCGTTGGCGCGCGCGCGGCGCACCGCCAGCGGCAGGGAGTACAGGTCGGCCGCCCACCAGACACGGGCATGGATGGCGGCGGCGTGTCGGGCGGACCGCCGCCAGTAGCGCACAAACCCCAGCGGGCCACTCCGCGCGCAGGCGAACGATTCAACGCGGGCATCGGCGGTTTCGAAGTCCGCATCCTCGCCGGCGCCCTGAATCACACGGCAGCGATTGCCCATGCGGGCAAAGGCGTGGACGATGTTGCGCAGACGGGTGTCGTAGCGGATGTCGCCGCGAAACAGAAAGCAGGCGTCCTCGTTCATCGCGGCCGTCGCCACCGCAGTGTGCTCCGCATGACACCGTGGGAATCGAACCGTTCCTTGAAGCGGATCAGATTGAGACTGGGGGTCATCGGGTTGGCGGCCCGGGTGTCCTGCGAGACGCCGATGTCGACATACTGGAAGTCGTGCTCGAGCGCATGGCGCACCACCCGTTCCATGAGCGCATAGGCCGGTTTGTGCTCCTCGTGCTCGTAGCGCATCATGAGATAAAACACCAACAGGACGCGCGGGTTGGCGACAAAGTTGAGCGCGCCGGCGATCGGCTCATCATCGAGGTAGGCGTTAAAGAGCACAAGCCGTCCGGGCAGAAGCTCGCGCAGACGGCGGAGATCATCGAGGGTGTGGGTGGGACGGACCCCGTGGCGGGCCTTGTTTTCGACCAGCACCGGGTAGTAGCCCTCGTAGTCCTCGTTCTGCTCGATGCGCAGCTTGGCGGCGCGCTGGCCGCGGCGAATGATGTGGCGCGCCGAGGCGGAGAAGCGCGGCAGCGGGTCATCGCCGTGACGGCGCAGATCGATCACGCTGGAGATGTAATGGCAATCGTAGCGGAAGCCGCGCCAGAGGAGCGCGTAGTCGATGTATTGCGCCAGGGAGGCCTGATAGACAAACGGCGCGGCGGTCAGCGAAATGTCGTTCCAGCCGGCCTGATCGGCATAGGACAGCAGCGCGTCGACCAGCCCGAGGCACTGATCGAAGGAAGCGTCATGGAGGACGAACCCGCCATAACTGGCGCCGACCGGCGACTCGAAGACGTCGGGGGCATGCAGCCCGCCGGGCAGCACGCTGATTAGGCGGTCCTCCTCGAAAAACAACAGATGATGAAAGTTGAATTTGCCCGACGGATGGTAGTCGAGGAATTGCTGCAGGTGGAACATGGTGCCATTGTTGGCGGCGGCGACAAAGTCGTCCCATTGCGCGCGGTGCTGGGGCTGGTAGGGAACGGCGACGATGCTGGACACGCTGGCCTCGTGGTGTGGGGCAAAGGTACGTTGCCGCGCGCGCGGCGGCAAGTGCGGGCGGCGCGGTGCGCTTAGCGGCGGATGACGGCGATCTTGCCGGCGCCGTAGTCGCCCCGCGGGGAGCGCACGACGAACAGATAGATGCCGGTGGCGACCCATTCGCCGCCGCGGGTGCGTCCATCCCAGCCGACATCGGAGTCGATCTGCGCCACGGTGCGGCCGGCCGCGGTGGTGATGGTGACGCGGCTGCCGGAGGGGGCGTTGAAATGGACCCGTTCATGCACGCCGATCTCGAAGGGATTGGGGTAAGCAACGGTCTGTTCGATGTCGGCGGCGGCGGGGGGCGGGCCCGGCGTGCGCGACACGCCGGATCGCGTGGCAATCCAGATGTCACCGGTGGCGCGGTCGATGTCAATGTGGGTGACATGATCGCCGACCAGGCCGGAATTGCGCGAGTTGTAGAACGTCATCGCGCCGGCGGCGTCGCGGACCACCAGACCGAGCGTGGTGCCGATCCAGATGCCGTTGGCGTCATCGACGGCAAGCGTGTTGACGGTCAGCCCGGCCTCGGATGGCATCTCGACTTTGAAGAAGCGGCGGCGGTCGCGGGCGTAGCGGGCCAGGCCGAGATTGGTGCCGACCCAGAGCGAGTCGCTTTGGTCATAGAGGATCGCGCGGATGTCATCGGACGGGAGGCCATCGGCGGAGGTGCGTCGGGCGACACGGGGAATCTGTGTCACCGGCCGGCCATCTTCGCAGAGCGGCTCGCGGAAATTGATCTCGGCGATGCCGATGTTGGCGAAGCCGACCAGCACGCTGGAGTCGAGCGGATAGACCACACCGGGACGGTTGGAGGGAATGCCATCGGCCTGATCGAAACGTCCCCAGCAGCCATGGTCGTTCCAGGCGATCACCGCGCCGGAGTCGGCGAAGCCGTTGGCGCACCAGACGCGTCCCTGATGGTCAACGACGACATCCTGCACGACGACATACTCGAAGTCGGCGGGGCGTGTCGGGTTCTGCACCCACATGAGCGAGCTGTTGGGCTTCTTGTAATTGATCGCGGCGCCGGGGTTTTGCGGATCGGCCGGATCGACCGCCCAAACGCCGCCGCCGAAGATGCCATACCAGACGCCGCCATCGGGGGCGACATCGACCGAGGTCATCGGGCCGCTGGCGCCGGCGGAGATGTAAGGGATGGTGTGCCAGCCGCTCTCGTCGAGAAAGGCGGCGCCGCGGTTGGTGTGGGCGGTCCAGAGACGGCCATCGGGGCCGATGGCCAGGGCGGCCAGGTCGTTGTCGAGCGGCCCATCGGGCTCGATGTGAGTCCAGCCGGCGTCACCCAGCCGCCAGAGGCCGCCGTTGGTCTGACCGAAATAAACCGCGTTGTCGGTAAGATGAATGCTGGTGAATCCCGCGGCCACGGGCGCGGGCACGGTGCCTTGCGGCGGGACGCGCAAGCTGGGGAAATCACGCGCAATGAAACGGCCATCGGCAGAGAGAAACCAGATGTGGTAGTCCATGCCGTAGGCGTCGGCGAGGTTT is a window of bacterium DNA encoding:
- a CDS encoding glycosyltransferase — protein: MPRLLLIAYYFPPWGMGGVQRVAKFARYLPEFGWDVTVIAPEATGYIRQDPSLLDELPASVRIERIPVRDRAGAMAPEQGVIRRLGAALSRWRDLPDRHKGFARLAVTRARQLMADNPFDVVLTSSPPPSIHLAGLALRDRAVWIADFRDPWRVRPDDYGPTLVHRLRNSGLHHRVLTSADAVVAVTPELAAHFQSLAPNAVVHSIRNGFDEADFDGLTAPAPRAQTTALFPGTFSRLSDPRPALRALAVWRKQNPSQSLRIVHTGATLDVSLATTLAETGLADIYDDRGYLDHRRAVAALLAADLLVIAHTDPDAAAVSVPGRIYEMLRAGRPILALAFADSALANLLRDQPACAVVAPHDRAAAVAAIERLLAGPRQPLRAPEALAPLARRNQTGRLSDLARQRLSARKGGGR
- a CDS encoding GNAT family N-acetyltransferase, whose protein sequence is MSSIVAVPYQPQHRAQWDDFVAAANNGTMFHLQQFLDYHPSGKFNFHHLLFFEEDRLISVLPGGLHAPDVFESPVGASYGGFVLHDASFDQCLGLVDALLSYADQAGWNDISLTAAPFVYQASLAQYIDYALLWRGFRYDCHYISSVIDLRRHGDDPLPRFSASARHIIRRGQRAAKLRIEQNEDYEGYYPVLVENKARHGVRPTHTLDDLRRLRELLPGRLVLFNAYLDDEPIAGALNFVANPRVLLVFYLMMRYEHEEHKPAYALMERVVRHALEHDFQYVDIGVSQDTRAANPMTPSLNLIRFKERFDSHGVMRSTLRWRRPR
- a CDS encoding glycosyltransferase family 2 protein, which translates into the protein MTDTSIGIVIVTYNSADIIGPCLQSLHGAASCPLKVVVVDNNSADRTIDATSRALAAVTIIRNDANLYYAAASNQGLRELDDPFILLLNPDTVLPEGALDQLLAELAAHPEAGAIAPMLVFPDGTRQPSLREFPGLDTLWYDLTGLAFLFPRSRIVGRWRMGYFDGLTARAVDQPMASCLLIRREALDRVGPFDESYPMFFNDVDWCVRLKSAGFAIWYTPAVRVHHLGGATVKKYRARMIWMGHAAYFRFLRRRHRRHPFRLLLTCLSWPPLMLAAFLRSLRHLFH
- a CDS encoding glycosyltransferase, which encodes MATAAMNEDACFLFRGDIRYDTRLRNIVHAFARMGNRCRVIQGAGEDADFETADARVESFACARSGPLGFVRYWRRSARHAAAIHARVWWAADLYSLPLAVRRARANGGHAVYDAREIFAHLGSLRARPLTQAFWRMLERRHIQRAQLVVATGDLDARFLAERYRITPPLVLRNLPQYQTPKPNRRLHQMLGLPEDTPIALYTGGLQEGRGIELMLAMAAQLPAAAFVFLGNGPLESRIRDTARTCPNVHHLNAVANEQVVEYTAGAAIGLALIEPISFSYRLALPNKLFEYIMAGIPVVVTDLPQMRDIVDEHKVGLVVPPGALSEAVAAARRLLTDAAFHAQCAANARAAARVLSWDREEEKFIAAARAAGLM
- a CDS encoding C25 family cysteine peptidase → MAGFATLPESPFGVRGLPGEPGLPWLEATLPLAADSILNLEFLVADTLSLSLPLAPWPADVMTSDTAAPAPAAAPSPEIYQSAQPFPGMGWRQVHGGDFSGHGVTGLVWCPLAYLPDSRRLIVARRATITIDDGVAAGPGDWPAETLAVGDPLGETVRETLSPPGSGGLSPAFGDTPWHVIATGAPLGVEHVIITASAFVEAVRPLARWKCARGIRSGIATIEAVTAQYPGTDAAAAVREYLTAAYAAGLRWAVIGGDETVAPVRYAYADIPDYGGDPYKLQVCDLYFGELDGEWDLDGDGIFGEFFDDRAEIYPELYVGRLPYSTAAEAEAAVRKIIAYERGPEAGDYLARALSVSTDQFRDWDGGIGQHGLVAAAMLPTLAHDLSTMIEAPSGSDPAPSYPDGPTFEDALRRGFGWVNYFAHGRADAFVVRSAGINNWPRAQVFSNGPGGDDNGYLNLVAPTPTPGIHLSAACDQGGFDLDSPPYAYAVGESMAEKLLLMPEGGAAAFVGQSRWGWVASSYKLIRAFHERVADPLIPNHVGLYQTLAKLAYGSMRDLVFGNNLYGDPETPVWTSAPGALQVVAPANFSAGVNRWNLFAASDGFAAPGVAITLSIGDSVWWLGETGADGSLAVEVTLPYAEAATLTAVRAGDRVWVDTLPFSIVSDVFDDEDGVPSEYLALSNYPNPFNDATVLLLGMPAEGEVRIDVFDILGRWVRTLHRGTVREGPQRLAFDARDDAGGELASGVYFARVETERGVVMRKLVLLR